In one Aromatoleum aromaticum EbN1 genomic region, the following are encoded:
- the accB gene encoding acetyl-CoA carboxylase biotin carboxyl carrier protein, producing MDLRKLKKLIDLVQESGISELEVTEGEEKVRIAKHSTAPVSNYLAQMPASVPQFAAAPAPAIVLTPPVDDAPEGMIVKSPMVGTFYRASAPGAKPLVDVGQAVAIGDRLCIIEAMKLMNEIESEFTGTVKAVLVENAQPVEYGQPLFIIA from the coding sequence ATGGATCTGCGCAAGCTGAAGAAGTTGATCGACCTCGTCCAGGAGTCGGGCATTTCCGAACTGGAAGTCACCGAGGGCGAAGAGAAAGTCCGTATCGCCAAACACAGCACCGCCCCCGTTTCGAACTACCTCGCGCAGATGCCGGCGAGCGTGCCGCAATTTGCGGCTGCCCCGGCTCCGGCGATCGTGCTGACCCCGCCGGTCGATGACGCACCCGAAGGCATGATCGTGAAATCGCCGATGGTCGGCACGTTCTATCGCGCCTCGGCGCCGGGTGCGAAACCCCTCGTCGACGTCGGCCAGGCCGTCGCCATCGGCGACCGCCTGTGCATCATCGAAGCGATGAAGCTGATGAACGAAATCGAATCCGAGTTCACCGGGACGGTGAAGGCGGTCCTCGTCGAAAACGCCCAGCCGGTCGAATACGGCCAGCCGCTCTTCATCATCGCCTGA
- the mpl gene encoding UDP-N-acetylmuramate:L-alanyl-gamma-D-glutamyl-meso-diaminopimelate ligase — translation MHIHILGICGTFMGGVALLARSAGHTVTGCDANVYPPMSTQLEAQGIGLTEGYDAAQVDLAPDVYVIGNAVSRGNPLLEAILDRGLPYVSGPQWLAENVLQGRWVLAVAGTHGKTTTTSMLAWMLEDAGLEPGFLVGGVPGNFGVSARLTDSPFFVIEADEYDTAFCDKRSKFVHYRPRTAILNNLEFDHADIFSDLAAIETQFHHLVRTIPASGRIIANADEESLKRVAARGCWSELEWFGDGAQWSAAAGADEREAVFRLRDEIVGSVAMPMSGSHNRSNALAAIAAARHVGVTPAQAIASLAGFRGIKRRMEVRGQVRGITVYDDFAHHPTAIALTVDGLRRREPAGRILAVLEPRSNTMKLGVMKDRLPESLAQADRVYCYANGLGWDVAGALAPLGERGATYDDLDRLVADVAAAARPGDHVLVMSNGGFGGVHDRLLAALARTGR, via the coding sequence ATGCATATCCACATTCTCGGCATCTGCGGCACCTTCATGGGAGGCGTTGCGCTGCTGGCCCGCTCGGCGGGGCACACCGTTACCGGCTGCGACGCGAACGTCTACCCGCCGATGAGCACTCAGCTCGAGGCCCAGGGAATCGGCCTGACCGAAGGTTACGACGCGGCGCAGGTCGATCTCGCGCCGGACGTCTACGTCATCGGCAACGCGGTGTCGCGCGGCAATCCGCTGCTCGAGGCGATTCTCGATCGCGGCCTGCCGTATGTGTCGGGGCCGCAGTGGCTGGCCGAGAACGTGCTGCAGGGGCGCTGGGTGCTCGCGGTCGCCGGGACGCACGGCAAGACGACGACGACGTCGATGCTCGCGTGGATGCTCGAGGACGCCGGTCTCGAGCCCGGTTTCCTCGTCGGAGGCGTGCCGGGGAACTTCGGCGTTTCGGCGCGCCTGACCGATTCTCCGTTCTTCGTCATCGAAGCCGACGAATACGACACGGCGTTCTGCGACAAGCGGTCGAAGTTCGTCCATTACCGCCCGCGCACTGCGATCCTGAACAACCTCGAGTTCGATCATGCCGATATCTTCAGTGATCTGGCCGCGATCGAAACCCAGTTTCATCATCTCGTGCGCACGATTCCCGCGTCGGGCCGGATCATTGCGAACGCGGACGAGGAGAGCCTGAAACGCGTGGCCGCGCGCGGCTGCTGGTCCGAGCTCGAATGGTTCGGCGACGGGGCGCAATGGTCGGCGGCAGCGGGCGCGGATGAGCGCGAGGCGGTATTCCGCCTGCGCGACGAAATCGTCGGCAGCGTGGCGATGCCGATGAGCGGCAGCCACAACCGCAGCAATGCGCTCGCGGCGATCGCCGCCGCCCGTCATGTGGGCGTCACGCCGGCGCAGGCGATCGCGAGCCTGGCCGGCTTCCGGGGAATCAAGCGCCGCATGGAAGTGCGCGGACAGGTCCGCGGCATCACCGTGTACGACGACTTCGCCCATCATCCGACCGCGATCGCGCTGACCGTCGACGGCCTGCGCCGGCGCGAACCCGCAGGCCGCATCCTGGCGGTGCTCGAGCCGCGTTCCAACACGATGAAGCTGGGCGTCATGAAGGACCGCCTGCCGGAGAGTCTCGCGCAGGCGGACCGCGTCTATTGCTATGCAAACGGTCTCGGGTGGGATGTCGCCGGCGCGCTGGCGCCGCTCGGCGAGCGAGGGGCGACGTACGACGATCTCGACCGGCTCGTCGCCGACGTCGCGGCGGCGGCGCGGCCCGGGGACCATGTGCTGGTGATGAGCAACGGGGGATTCGGCGGCGTCCATGACAGGCTGCTCGCCGCGCTCGCGCGCACGGGACGCTAG
- the mraZ gene encoding division/cell wall cluster transcriptional repressor MraZ has product MFQGAIALSLDAKGRLAIPARHRDALVPDGAPLVITAHPHKCLLVYPLSAWEPIRDRIAAMPGFDPRTSAFKRLLVGFAQEEGLDAAGRVLLAGSLRQWAQLEKQVWLVGQGAHFELWSDAGWQAQQEAMLALTGDALPPGFESLAL; this is encoded by the coding sequence ATGTTCCAGGGAGCCATTGCGCTCAGTCTCGATGCGAAGGGTCGCCTCGCGATTCCGGCTCGGCACCGTGACGCACTCGTCCCTGACGGCGCGCCCCTGGTGATCACCGCCCACCCCCACAAGTGCCTGCTCGTTTATCCGCTGTCGGCATGGGAACCGATTCGCGACCGGATTGCGGCGATGCCCGGCTTCGATCCGCGCACCTCTGCATTCAAGCGCTTGCTGGTCGGTTTTGCCCAGGAGGAAGGCCTCGATGCCGCCGGGCGGGTGCTGCTCGCCGGATCGCTGCGGCAATGGGCGCAACTCGAAAAGCAGGTCTGGCTGGTCGGTCAGGGAGCGCATTTCGAGCTTTGGTCCGATGCGGGCTGGCAGGCGCAGCAGGAGGCGATGCTGGCGCTGACGGGCGACGCGCTACCCCCCGGATTCGAGAGCCTGGCGCTGTGA
- the aroQ gene encoding type II 3-dehydroquinate dehydratase — MTRQKRSKNPDAAPPPQPRILVLHGPNLNLLGTREPDVYGHTTLADIHSAMEARGRAEGVLVESFQSNHEGQLIDRVQASPLEEISFIILNPAAYAHTSVALRDALLAVAIPYVEVHLSNIHARDTFRHHSYFSDCAAGVICGLGPYGYLAALEYALSQLRKP; from the coding sequence ATGACGCGCCAAAAACGCAGTAAAAACCCAGATGCCGCGCCCCCGCCGCAGCCCCGGATCCTGGTCCTGCACGGACCGAACCTCAACCTTCTCGGCACCCGGGAGCCTGACGTCTACGGCCACACGACGCTTGCCGACATCCACTCCGCGATGGAAGCCCGCGGACGCGCCGAAGGCGTCCTGGTCGAGTCGTTTCAGAGCAACCACGAAGGCCAGCTGATCGACCGGGTACAGGCATCGCCGTTGGAAGAGATCAGCTTCATCATCCTCAATCCGGCCGCTTACGCTCATACCAGCGTCGCGCTGCGCGACGCCCTCCTCGCGGTCGCGATCCCGTACGTCGAAGTGCATCTTTCCAACATTCATGCCCGGGACACTTTCCGGCATCACTCCTATTTTTCCGACTGTGCAGCCGGCGTGATCTGCGGACTGGGGCCGTACGGCTACCTCGCGGCGCTCGAATACGCGCTGTCGCAGCTGCGGAAACCCTGA
- a CDS encoding phosphoheptose isomerase yields MDLIHRISRQFEDSARIKLEALEALAAPIAGAVEIMIGSLLNNGKILACGNGGSAADAQHFAAELVNRFEMERPPLAAIALTTDTSTLTSIANDYDFTQVFSKQVRALGHPGDVLLAISTSGNSPNVIEAIAAAREREMRVIALTGNDGGQIGALLDDGDVHLCVPAQRTARIQEVHLLTLHCLCDGIDCLLLGVEDQ; encoded by the coding sequence ATGGACCTCATCCATCGCATCTCCAGACAGTTCGAAGACAGCGCGCGCATCAAGCTCGAAGCGCTCGAAGCGCTCGCCGCGCCGATTGCCGGGGCTGTGGAAATCATGATCGGCAGTCTGTTGAACAACGGCAAGATCCTGGCGTGCGGCAACGGCGGCTCGGCCGCGGACGCGCAGCATTTCGCGGCCGAACTGGTCAATCGCTTCGAGATGGAACGCCCTCCGCTCGCGGCGATCGCGCTGACGACCGACACCTCGACGCTGACGTCGATCGCTAACGATTACGACTTCACGCAAGTATTCTCCAAACAGGTGCGGGCTCTCGGACATCCCGGCGACGTGCTGCTCGCGATCTCGACGAGTGGAAACTCGCCCAACGTCATCGAGGCGATCGCGGCCGCGCGCGAACGCGAAATGCGCGTGATCGCGCTGACCGGCAACGACGGCGGGCAGATCGGCGCACTGCTCGACGACGGCGACGTCCATCTGTGCGTTCCGGCGCAGCGCACCGCCCGCATCCAGGAAGTTCACCTGCTGACCCTGCACTGCCTGTGCGACGGCATCGATTGTCTGTTACTCGGAGTAGAAGACCAATGA
- the ftsL gene encoding cell division protein FtsL — translation MIRVDAFLVALVVSSALGVVASQHQARKLFSELEREHARAQGLEVEWGQLQLEQSTWAAHARVEKIARERIGMRPPAPGQVLTVGGGHESADPGLPK, via the coding sequence ATGATTCGCGTGGACGCCTTTCTGGTCGCGCTCGTCGTGAGCAGCGCGCTCGGGGTGGTCGCATCCCAGCATCAGGCGCGCAAGCTGTTCTCGGAGCTCGAGCGGGAACATGCGCGCGCCCAGGGCCTGGAAGTCGAGTGGGGGCAACTGCAGCTCGAACAAAGCACTTGGGCCGCGCACGCGCGGGTCGAGAAGATCGCGCGCGAACGGATCGGCATGCGTCCTCCTGCACCGGGACAGGTGCTCACGGTGGGGGGAGGGCACGAGTCCGCCGACCCAGGGCTGCCGAAGTGA
- the rsmI gene encoding 16S rRNA (cytidine(1402)-2'-O)-methyltransferase, with the protein MAHGSSPLSSTPSLYVVATPLGNLQDISARAQAVLAGVGVIAAEDTRHSQRLLDALGIATRLVALHEHNEQAAAGQVIRMLQAGQHVALISDAGTPAISDPGARAVARVREAGFPVVPIPGPCAAIAALSAAGFVDNGFHFVGFLPPKSAARRADIDALRAVAVPLVFYESPHRIAECVADLAAVLEAEREIVIARELTKLFEQIVRVPLGDAAAWLAEDPNRVRGEFVLVVSGAPVREGLDLQAERVLALLIAELPVKTAARLAADITGASKNALYARALELRGG; encoded by the coding sequence ATGGCTCACGGCTCCTCGCCCCTTTCCAGTACGCCGTCATTGTATGTGGTGGCGACGCCGCTCGGGAACCTGCAGGACATCAGCGCGCGTGCGCAAGCGGTGCTGGCGGGCGTGGGGGTCATCGCGGCCGAGGACACGCGCCACAGCCAGCGCCTGCTCGATGCGCTCGGCATCGCAACGCGGCTCGTCGCGCTGCACGAGCATAACGAGCAGGCGGCCGCCGGGCAGGTGATCCGCATGCTGCAGGCGGGGCAGCACGTCGCGTTGATCAGCGACGCCGGCACGCCCGCGATCTCCGACCCCGGGGCGCGCGCGGTCGCGCGAGTGCGCGAGGCGGGCTTCCCGGTGGTGCCCATTCCCGGCCCGTGCGCCGCGATCGCCGCGCTGTCGGCAGCCGGCTTTGTCGATAACGGCTTCCATTTCGTCGGCTTCCTGCCGCCGAAGTCCGCCGCGCGCCGCGCTGACATCGACGCGCTGCGCGCCGTCGCGGTGCCGCTGGTGTTCTACGAGTCGCCACACCGCATCGCCGAGTGCGTCGCGGACCTCGCGGCAGTGCTCGAAGCGGAGCGCGAGATCGTGATTGCGCGCGAACTGACGAAGCTGTTCGAGCAGATCGTGCGGGTGCCGCTCGGCGACGCGGCGGCATGGCTTGCCGAGGACCCGAACCGGGTGCGCGGCGAATTCGTGCTGGTGGTGTCCGGCGCGCCCGTGCGCGAAGGGCTGGACCTGCAGGCCGAGCGCGTGCTGGCGCTGCTGATCGCGGAGCTGCCGGTGAAGACTGCCGCACGGCTCGCAGCGGACATCACCGGTGCGTCGAAGAATGCGCTCTATGCGCGGGCGCTGGAACTCAGGGGAGGCTGA
- a CDS encoding BON domain-containing protein, with protein sequence MSESRPQLTRRTFLLGLTAAAALPVLQGCFPLVAGGVGAGAAMVADRRTSGAYVEDEGIEWRAASALRDRMGDAVHVNITSFNRNVLLTGEAPSEAHRAEIERVVSGVSNVRGITNEVQVAGIASLTSRSNDSVITSKVKARFVDAATFGAHHVKVVTEASTVYLLGLVTRREADAATDVARTTSGVRKVVRVFEYITDQEARRLDGQRSSGT encoded by the coding sequence ATGAGCGAATCACGCCCGCAACTCACTCGCCGCACCTTCCTCCTCGGCCTGACCGCCGCCGCTGCGCTGCCGGTCCTGCAAGGTTGCTTCCCGCTCGTCGCCGGCGGCGTCGGAGCCGGAGCGGCGATGGTGGCCGACCGGCGCACGTCGGGAGCCTACGTCGAGGACGAAGGGATCGAATGGCGCGCCGCAAGTGCGCTGCGCGACCGGATGGGCGACGCCGTGCACGTCAACATCACTTCGTTCAACCGCAACGTTCTCCTTACCGGCGAAGCGCCGAGCGAAGCGCACCGCGCCGAAATCGAACGCGTCGTCAGCGGCGTGTCGAACGTGCGCGGCATCACGAACGAAGTGCAGGTTGCCGGCATCGCATCGCTGACTTCGCGCAGCAACGACTCGGTCATCACGTCGAAGGTCAAGGCCCGCTTCGTCGACGCCGCGACCTTCGGTGCGCACCACGTCAAAGTCGTCACCGAAGCCAGCACCGTCTATCTGCTCGGCCTGGTCACGCGCCGCGAAGCCGATGCCGCGACTGACGTGGCGCGCACGACGTCCGGAGTGCGCAAGGTCGTGCGGGTGTTCGAATACATCACCGACCAGGAAGCGCGCCGGCTCGACGGCCAGCGCAGCAGCGGCACGTAA
- a CDS encoding TlpA family protein disulfide reductase: MKGIAGRHLIIVAVAVFAGVAGFLVSRGTSDPVPAAQVDPAAGNAILALTLPDSSGELQALQQWRGRVLVVNFWATWCPPCLTEIPDFAAVSRGFADSPVQFVGLGIDKAESVRKFREEHDVPYPLLIGTPQTLELTRALGNAVQALPYTIIFDRAGKIAHIKLGTLNRSELEGKIRALLDQ, from the coding sequence ATGAAAGGGATCGCCGGGCGTCACCTCATCATCGTCGCCGTCGCAGTGTTCGCGGGGGTGGCCGGTTTCCTGGTTTCCCGCGGCACGTCCGATCCGGTCCCTGCCGCGCAGGTCGATCCGGCGGCCGGGAACGCGATTCTCGCGCTGACGCTGCCTGATTCGAGCGGCGAGCTGCAGGCACTGCAGCAATGGCGCGGCCGCGTGCTGGTGGTCAACTTCTGGGCGACGTGGTGCCCGCCGTGCCTGACGGAGATTCCGGACTTTGCCGCGGTCAGCCGCGGCTTCGCCGATTCCCCGGTCCAGTTCGTCGGCCTCGGCATCGACAAGGCCGAGAGCGTGCGAAAGTTCCGCGAAGAGCATGACGTCCCGTATCCACTCCTGATCGGCACGCCGCAAACGCTGGAGCTGACGAGGGCGCTCGGAAATGCCGTGCAGGCGCTGCCTTACACGATCATTTTCGATCGTGCCGGAAAGATCGCGCACATCAAGCTCGGCACCTTGAATCGTAGTGAACTAGAAGGCAAAATCCGCGCACTCCTCGACCAGTAA
- the prmA gene encoding 50S ribosomal protein L11 methyltransferase has protein sequence MWISVTLQAEAHKAEALSEALMDAGALSISIEDADAGTDAEKPQFGEPGHHPVGLWDHSRVIALFDADADLTVALARAAADAGFDAVPPFTLEEIAEQNWVQLTQSQFEPIRVTDRMWIVPSWHAAPDPAAINIELDPGMAFGTGSHPTTRLCLEWLCDAVQPGDSVLDYGCGSGILGIAAVRLGAGDVLGIDIDDKALDAAHDNAARNHVALRLQHSRQPLDARFDVVVANILTNPLCVLAPLLAARVAPGGRIALSGVLETQTEQVIAAYAPFLPLRVGAVHEGWARLEGGSPRQTGSQ, from the coding sequence ATGTGGATCTCGGTAACTTTGCAGGCCGAAGCGCACAAGGCCGAAGCGCTGTCCGAGGCGCTGATGGACGCCGGCGCGCTGTCGATCAGCATCGAGGACGCCGACGCCGGCACCGACGCCGAGAAGCCGCAGTTCGGCGAACCCGGGCATCATCCGGTCGGGCTGTGGGATCACAGCCGCGTAATCGCGCTGTTCGATGCCGACGCCGACCTCACCGTCGCCCTCGCCCGCGCGGCTGCCGACGCCGGCTTCGATGCGGTGCCGCCTTTCACGCTCGAAGAGATCGCCGAGCAGAACTGGGTGCAGCTCACCCAAAGCCAGTTCGAGCCGATCCGCGTCACCGATCGGATGTGGATCGTGCCGTCGTGGCACGCCGCGCCCGACCCGGCGGCGATCAACATCGAGCTCGATCCCGGCATGGCTTTCGGCACCGGCTCGCATCCGACGACGCGCCTGTGCCTGGAGTGGCTGTGCGACGCGGTGCAGCCGGGCGACAGCGTGCTCGACTACGGCTGCGGCTCGGGCATTCTCGGCATCGCGGCAGTGCGCCTCGGGGCGGGCGACGTGCTCGGCATCGACATCGACGACAAGGCGCTCGACGCCGCGCACGATAACGCCGCGCGCAACCACGTCGCGCTGCGGCTGCAGCACTCCCGCCAGCCACTCGACGCGCGCTTCGACGTCGTCGTCGCCAACATCCTGACGAATCCGCTGTGCGTGCTGGCGCCGCTGCTCGCCGCCCGGGTCGCTCCCGGCGGCAGAATCGCGCTGTCCGGCGTGCTCGAAACCCAGACCGAACAGGTGATCGCGGCATACGCGCCGTTCCTGCCGTTGCGCGTCGGTGCGGTACATGAAGGCTGGGCGCGGCTCGAAGGCGGCTCTCCGCGACAAACCGGGAGCCAGTGA
- a CDS encoding YraN family protein, with protein MKGDRNVKEGAIVGASTTRKQASGAAAEALAERFLARRGLIVLARNVRCRGGEIDLVCLDHGIVVFVEVRLRTNARFGGAAASITPAKQRRVILAARWWLAGAGRRHAGRPCRFDAALLADLDEDGVEWLKAAFDADGS; from the coding sequence ATGAAGGGTGACCGGAATGTGAAGGAAGGCGCCATTGTCGGCGCCTCCACGACCCGGAAGCAAGCGTCGGGAGCGGCGGCCGAAGCGCTCGCCGAACGCTTCCTCGCGCGTCGGGGGCTCATCGTGCTGGCGCGCAACGTGCGCTGCCGGGGCGGCGAGATCGATCTCGTGTGCCTCGACCATGGCATCGTCGTGTTCGTCGAAGTGCGGCTGCGCACGAACGCTCGCTTTGGCGGCGCCGCAGCCAGCATCACGCCGGCCAAGCAGCGACGCGTCATCCTCGCCGCGCGGTGGTGGCTGGCCGGCGCCGGCCGTCGTCATGCCGGACGGCCATGCCGTTTCGACGCGGCGCTGCTCGCCGACCTCGACGAGGACGGCGTCGAATGGCTGAAAGCCGCTTTCGACGCCGATGGATCGTAA
- the rsmH gene encoding 16S rRNA (cytosine(1402)-N(4))-methyltransferase RsmH encodes MSAAPQHVTVLLAEAVEALAIRPGGVYVDGTFGRGGHSRAILAKLDADGRLIAFDRDPRAIEVARALPDPRLTAVHAPFSAFAEELDRLGLEHVDGVLLDLGVSSPQLDEAARGMSFRFDAPLDMRMDTSRGQTVAQWLADASVAQITEVLRDYGEERFAYAIAKAIAAARAGGAVASTRQLAEIVEKAVRTREPGQHPATRSFQALRIFINQELEELSLVLPAAVERLKPGGRLVAISFHSLEDRIVKRFMRDESRPPQLPSRLPLRAAELPQPRLRLVGKSQRPGPGEVAANPRSRSAVMRVAERTGGAA; translated from the coding sequence GTGAGTGCCGCTCCGCAACATGTCACCGTGCTGCTCGCGGAGGCCGTCGAGGCGTTGGCGATCAGGCCGGGCGGCGTCTATGTCGATGGCACGTTCGGCCGGGGCGGCCACAGCAGGGCAATTCTTGCGAAGCTCGATGCCGACGGACGGCTGATCGCGTTCGATCGCGATCCGCGCGCGATCGAGGTCGCCCGCGCGTTGCCCGATCCGCGACTGACCGCCGTCCACGCGCCGTTCAGCGCGTTCGCCGAGGAGCTTGACCGGCTCGGGCTGGAACACGTCGACGGTGTATTGCTCGATCTGGGCGTGTCGTCGCCGCAGCTCGACGAGGCGGCGCGGGGCATGAGTTTTCGTTTCGACGCGCCGCTGGACATGCGGATGGATACGAGCCGCGGGCAGACCGTGGCGCAATGGCTGGCCGATGCATCGGTCGCGCAAATCACCGAGGTGCTGAGGGATTATGGGGAAGAACGGTTTGCTTATGCGATTGCAAAGGCGATTGCAGCTGCTCGGGCAGGGGGGGCTGTCGCAAGCACTCGACAGCTTGCCGAGATCGTGGAAAAAGCGGTCCGTACACGCGAGCCGGGGCAGCACCCGGCGACGCGCAGCTTTCAAGCTCTACGGATTTTCATCAATCAGGAGCTCGAAGAGCTGTCGCTAGTGCTGCCGGCTGCGGTCGAGCGGCTCAAGCCCGGCGGCCGGCTGGTGGCGATCAGTTTCCACTCGCTCGAAGACCGCATCGTCAAGCGCTTCATGCGGGATGAATCGCGTCCGCCGCAGCTGCCGTCGCGTCTGCCGCTGCGAGCGGCCGAGCTGCCGCAGCCGCGCCTGCGGCTCGTCGGCAAGAGCCAGCGGCCGGGGCCGGGCGAAGTCGCGGCCAACCCGCGCTCGCGCAGCGCAGTGATGCGCGTCGCCGAGCGGACCGGGGGCGCGGCATGA
- the accC gene encoding acetyl-CoA carboxylase biotin carboxylase subunit, with the protein MFEKILIANRGEIALRVLRACRELGIRTVAVHSVADTEAKYVKLADESVCIGPAQSALSYLNVPAIISAAEVTDAEAIHPGYGFLSENADFAERVEQSGFVFIGPRSDTIRLMGDKVSAKDAMKAAGVPCVPGSEGALPEEPKEIVKIARTVGYPVIIKAAGGGGGRGMRVVHTEAALLNAVATTRAEAEAAFGNPIVYMEKFLENPRHIEIQVLADEHGNAVYLGERDCSMQRRHQKVIEEAPAPGIDRKAIAKVGERCAEACRTIGYRGAGTFEFLYENDEFYFIEMNTRVQVEHPVTEMITGIDIVQAQIRIATGEKLWFRQRHVEFHGHAIECRINAEDPFKFTPCPGKITNWHTPGGPGIRVDSHVYNGYTIPSHYDSMIGKLIAFGDTREQAIRRMRIALSEMAVEGIKTNVPLHQELMLDARFVEGGTSIHYLEHKLAERNEVKNLA; encoded by the coding sequence ATGTTTGAAAAGATCCTGATTGCCAACCGCGGCGAAATCGCGCTGCGCGTGCTGCGCGCGTGCCGCGAGCTGGGTATCCGCACCGTTGCGGTGCACTCGGTCGCGGACACCGAAGCGAAGTACGTCAAGCTCGCCGACGAGTCGGTGTGCATCGGTCCGGCGCAATCGGCGCTGAGCTACCTGAACGTCCCCGCGATCATTTCGGCAGCCGAAGTCACCGACGCCGAAGCCATCCATCCGGGCTACGGTTTCCTGTCCGAGAACGCCGACTTCGCCGAACGCGTCGAGCAGTCCGGCTTCGTCTTCATCGGCCCGCGCTCCGACACGATCCGGCTGATGGGCGACAAGGTCAGCGCCAAGGATGCGATGAAGGCCGCCGGAGTGCCGTGCGTGCCGGGTTCGGAAGGCGCGCTGCCCGAGGAACCGAAGGAGATCGTCAAGATCGCCCGCACCGTCGGCTACCCTGTCATCATCAAGGCGGCCGGCGGCGGCGGCGGTCGCGGGATGCGGGTCGTCCACACCGAGGCGGCGCTGCTCAACGCGGTCGCGACGACCCGTGCCGAAGCCGAGGCGGCGTTCGGCAACCCGATCGTCTATATGGAAAAATTCCTCGAGAACCCGCGTCACATCGAGATCCAGGTGCTCGCCGACGAACATGGCAACGCGGTCTATCTCGGCGAACGCGACTGCTCGATGCAGCGCCGCCACCAGAAAGTCATCGAGGAAGCTCCTGCGCCGGGCATCGATCGCAAGGCCATCGCGAAAGTCGGCGAGCGCTGCGCCGAAGCCTGCCGCACGATCGGTTACCGCGGCGCGGGCACGTTCGAGTTCCTCTACGAGAACGACGAGTTCTACTTCATCGAGATGAACACGCGCGTGCAGGTCGAGCATCCCGTCACCGAGATGATCACCGGCATCGACATCGTGCAGGCGCAGATCCGCATCGCGACCGGCGAAAAGCTGTGGTTCCGCCAGCGTCACGTCGAATTCCACGGCCACGCGATCGAGTGTCGCATCAACGCCGAGGATCCGTTCAAATTCACGCCCTGCCCGGGAAAGATCACGAACTGGCACACGCCGGGCGGACCTGGCATTCGCGTCGATTCGCACGTCTATAACGGCTACACGATCCCGTCGCATTACGATTCGATGATCGGCAAGCTGATCGCGTTCGGCGACACGCGCGAACAGGCGATCCGACGGATGCGGATCGCGCTGTCGGAAATGGCGGTCGAAGGCATCAAGACGAACGTGCCGCTGCACCAGGAGCTGATGCTCGATGCACGTTTCGTCGAGGGCGGCACGAGCATCCATTACCTGGAGCACAAGCTCGCCGAACGCAACGAAGTCAAGAATCTTGCCTGA
- the pyrC gene encoding dihydroorotase, whose amino-acid sequence MQTISLIRPDDWHLHVRDGAALATVVPHTARRFGRALIMPNLRPPVTTAAQALEYRARILAAVPPGQHFEPLMSLYLTDNTSPDEIDRAKASGAVVAVKLYPAGATTNSDAGVTAIEKVHAVLERMEKLGMVLCVHGEVTHGDVDVFDREQVFIEQVLAPLVARFPALRVVFEHITTAEAARFVQDAGPNVAATVTAHHLLLNRNAIFAGGIRPHHYCLPVLKRETHRRALVEAATSGNAKFFLGTDSAPHSRAAKETACGCAGCYTAHAAIELYAEAFEQAGALDRLEAFASLNGPAFYGLAPNAERITLAKDAWEVPGEYEYLHDDPLVPLRAGETVAWRVL is encoded by the coding sequence ATGCAGACGATTTCCCTGATCCGCCCCGACGACTGGCATCTGCACGTGCGCGACGGCGCAGCGCTGGCGACCGTCGTGCCGCACACCGCTCGCCGTTTCGGTCGCGCGCTGATCATGCCGAACCTGCGCCCGCCGGTGACGACTGCCGCGCAGGCACTCGAATACCGCGCCCGCATCCTCGCCGCGGTGCCGCCCGGCCAGCACTTCGAGCCGCTGATGAGCCTGTACCTCACCGACAACACCTCGCCCGATGAAATCGACCGCGCGAAGGCGAGCGGCGCGGTCGTCGCCGTCAAGCTGTATCCGGCCGGTGCGACGACGAACTCCGACGCGGGCGTGACCGCCATCGAAAAAGTCCACGCCGTGCTCGAGCGCATGGAAAAGCTCGGCATGGTGCTGTGCGTGCATGGCGAAGTCACACACGGCGACGTGGATGTGTTCGACCGCGAGCAGGTGTTCATCGAGCAGGTCCTGGCGCCGCTGGTGGCGCGCTTTCCCGCTCTGCGCGTCGTCTTCGAGCACATCACGACCGCCGAGGCAGCGCGCTTCGTGCAGGACGCCGGACCGAACGTCGCGGCGACCGTGACGGCACATCACCTGCTGCTCAACCGCAACGCGATTTTCGCTGGCGGCATCCGCCCGCATCATTACTGCCTGCCGGTGCTCAAGCGCGAAACCCACCGCCGCGCGCTGGTTGAAGCGGCGACGTCGGGCAACGCGAAATTCTTCCTCGGCACCGACTCCGCGCCGCATTCGCGCGCCGCGAAAGAGACCGCCTGCGGCTGCGCAGGCTGCTACACCGCGCACGCCGCGATCGAGCTGTACGCCGAGGCCTTCGAGCAGGCCGGAGCGCTCGACCGGCTCGAGGCTTTCGCGAGCCTGAACGGGCCGGCGTTCTACGGCCTTGCGCCGAACGCCGAGCGGATCACGCTGGCGAAAGACGCGTGGGAAGTGCCGGGCGAATACGAATACCTGCACGACGACCCGCTGGTGCCGCTGCGTGCCGGCGAAACAGTCGCTTGGCGCGTGCTCTGA